DNA from Aliarcobacter butzleri:
TCAATTTGGAATTATTGAACCACATAAAGATGATTTTTGTGCATCATGTAATAGAATTAGACTTACAGCAGAAGGATTTTTAATCCCCTGTTTATATTTTGAAGATGCAATGAGTATAAAAAATGCAGTTCAAAGTAATAAAATAGATGAAGCAGTAGAAATTTTAAAAAAAGTTTTGAAAAATAAACCAGAAAAAAACAAATGGTCACAAAAAGATGATAATGAAGTTTCAACGAGAGCTTTTTATCAAACAGGCGGATAATATCCTATTAAACAAAAGTAAAGTATTTTTTTTATAAAATCCCATTTCATTTTTATAAATGAAAAAAAATTCACATATACCTATTAGGAGGTCAAGATGGCTTTAGATCAGGAAGTAAAAGCAGCTATTATTGCAAAATACGGAAAAAAAGATGGTGATACAGGTTCATCAGAAGTTCAAATTGCTTTATTAAGTGAGCAAATTAAAATTTTAACTGAGCATTTAAAAGTATTTAAAAAAGATCACTCTTCAAGATTAGGTCTTTTAAAAATGGTTGGAAAAAGAAAAAGATTATTAGCATATTTAAAAAGAACAGATTATGCTAGATTTACTGATATTGTAAATTCTTTAGGAATCAGAGCTAAATAATTTTAGTTTTGTCTTAAAAAAAGGGATTGTAGTTTATTCTACAATCCCTTTTTTTTTGCTCAATAAGTAATCTTAATAATAGTTCTTGTAAAATAGAAACAAAATAAAAATAGATTGGAATTTATAATATGTTATTAACAGAAAAAGTGAATATGCTTTACTTTCTTTGATTTCTATTGCAAAAAACAAAGAACCAAAGAATGTAGATGTTTTATCAAAAGAGTTAGATATATCAAAATCATTTTTAGCAAAAATTATGCAAAATTTGGCAAAACACGAGTTAGTAATATCTCATAGAGGAGTAAATGGTGGATTTGTACTAAAAAAACCTTTAGATGAGATTACTATTTTAGAAATAGTTGAAGCAGCTGAAGAGAGAGTTCCTATGGTTTTTGAGTGTGCTCCATCTTTACAAAGTTGCCCAAATAATAAAGCTAAATCTTGTATTATATGGCCTTTATTGAATAATTTACAATTTAAAGTAAATGATTTTCTATCAAAATTAACTTTAAAAGATATTGCGTAATGAAATTATTTCATATTTCACATACGGATTTAGATGGATATGGTTGTCAATTAGTTACGAATGAATTTTTTAAAGATGCGATATTTTATAATGCAAATTATGGTTTAGAAGTAAAATTATCTATAAAAAAAGTACTTGATGATATAAAAAACTATAAAGAGGAAAAAATACTTTTCATTATTAGTGACTTGAACTTGACTTTACAAGAGAGTGAAGAGTTAGATAATGAAATAAATATTTTAATAAATGATGGTTTTAATATAAAATTGCAGTTATTAGATCATCATATAACTGGAAAAAAAGGTGCTGAGAAATTTTCATGGTATTTTTTAGATGATAAAAGATGTGCAACACAAATAGTTTATGATTATTTGATTGAAGAATTTAATGCTCCAATTACATATCTTTCACCTTTAGTTAAAGCTATAAATGCAGTTGATATTTGGCTTGAGAATGAAACAAAAAACTTCGAGTTTGGAAAAGTTTTAATGTCAATGATAACTAAAGTAAAAGAGATAAATAATATTTTATTTGCAAATCTAAATAGAGAGTTTAAATTTTACTTACTTAAAAATGCTATAAAGTTTTTAGACGAAGAGAATGGTCATATAAAACTTGATAATGAAGTACATTTTATGAAAAAAGAGTTTCTAAAACTTAATAATACAGATGATACTTTAGATAATTTAAGTGCTGTTTATCTTGTAAAATGTTTGGCTGATATAAAAGATGAATTAACAATTTTTTATAAAGGACAAAAAGGGCTTTTAACTTACTGTTTAGGTTCTATTTCAATTCCTGCAAATACTTTTTTAAGAGCAAATAGTGATTATGATTTTTTTATAGATATAAACAAAAAAGGTAATGCTTCATTTAGAGCTGATGGAAAACTTGATGTTTCACTTCTTGCTTCAAAACTAGCAAATGGTGGTGGTCATATAAATGCAAGTGGTTGTAAATTTGAAGATTTTAAAGAAACGATAGATATTTTAGAAGTAAAAAAGTACATTCAAGAAAAGTTGGATAATTTATCATAAAGGAGAGAAAATGGAGTGTGAATTCCCAACAATTAATTCAAAAAGTGAAGAGATATTAGAAATTTTTAAAAATACAAAAACAATAGCAATAGCAGGA
Protein-coding regions in this window:
- the rpsO gene encoding 30S ribosomal protein S15, producing MALDQEVKAAIIAKYGKKDGDTGSSEVQIALLSEQIKILTEHLKVFKKDHSSRLGLLKMVGKRKRLLAYLKRTDYARFTDIVNSLGIRAK
- a CDS encoding RrF2 family transcriptional regulator, whose product is MNRKSEYALLSLISIAKNKEPKNVDVLSKELDISKSFLAKIMQNLAKHELVISHRGVNGGFVLKKPLDEITILEIVEAAEERVPMVFECAPSLQSCPNNKAKSCIIWPLLNNLQFKVNDFLSKLTLKDIA
- a CDS encoding DHH family phosphoesterase, which produces MKLFHISHTDLDGYGCQLVTNEFFKDAIFYNANYGLEVKLSIKKVLDDIKNYKEEKILFIISDLNLTLQESEELDNEINILINDGFNIKLQLLDHHITGKKGAEKFSWYFLDDKRCATQIVYDYLIEEFNAPITYLSPLVKAINAVDIWLENETKNFEFGKVLMSMITKVKEINNILFANLNREFKFYLLKNAIKFLDEENGHIKLDNEVHFMKKEFLKLNNTDDTLDNLSAVYLVKCLADIKDELTIFYKGQKGLLTYCLGSISIPANTFLRANSDYDFFIDINKKGNASFRADGKLDVSLLASKLANGGGHINASGCKFEDFKETIDILEVKKYIQEKLDNLS